Proteins found in one Miscanthus floridulus cultivar M001 chromosome 4, ASM1932011v1, whole genome shotgun sequence genomic segment:
- the LOC136551101 gene encoding F-box protein At3g07870-like, with protein sequence MSSPEPRRAQQRRRLPAPATPAACGGGDAGALPLDALCEILLRLPGKQLCRLRTVCRAWRSLLSAPWFAAAHAARRPEPYIVASYADDVDLDRDSLVDVLDMSSGQIVRHVAAGNASDMVVSVAASGLVCVKTIDSGSFRLLDPVTGAVHNLSDRLAPEHAARGFSLRDYGEPVHMFGQVAGTCELKVLRMLPFRQRHDGSGSDRDDLFEVCTFSSSARWRGMQGPPRSFVWNEWTRVVVGGMVYFLSVAAYFAAVNRRADEQGWIVRFDLEAEEWRPRIKGPSDLVGGGGRHNLYLKQVTLANLNGSLVIVHGSSRVMDLWFLKDSEEGLWVKQYSVQIERSGHLSPMHPLLVLEDGRIVTVIRSMGLLQIYDPRTSTFASLMMLRHSSRVSVHTGSFLSLHGEN encoded by the coding sequence ATGTCGTCGCCGGAGCCGCGCCGCGCACAGCAACGTCGCAGGCTTCCCGCGCCCGCCACTCCCGCCGCCTGTGGCGGCGGCGACGCCGGCGCTCTGCCCTTGGACGCGCTGTGCGAGATCCTGCTGCGTCTCCCGGGCAAGCAGCTCTGCCGGCTGCGCACCGTGTGCCGGGCGTGGCGGTCCCTCCTCTCCGCCCCGTGGTTCGCCGCCGCGCACGCCGCGCGACGCCCGGAGCCCTACATCGTTGCGTCCTACGCCGACGACGTGGACCTGGACCGCGACAGCCTCGTCGACGTCCTGGACATGTCGTCGGGCCAGATCGTCAGGCACGTGGCGGCAGGGAACGCGAGCGACATGGTCGTGAGCGTGGCGGCCTCCGGTCTCGTTTGCGTCAAGACGATAGACAGCGGCAGCTTCCGGTTGCTCGACCCGGTCACCGGAGCCGTGCACAATTTATCAGACAGGCTCGCACCAGAGCACGCTGCGCGAGGGTTCAGCCTGCGCGACTATggggagcccgtgcacatgtttGGGCAGGTCGCCGGAACATGCGAGCTCAAGGTGCTGCGGATGCTTCCATTTCGACAACGGCACGACGGCAGTGGCAGCGACCGTGACGACCTGTTTGAGGTCTGCACATTCAGCAGCAGTGCACGGTGGAGGGGAATGCAGGGACCTCCGAGGTCTTTCGTGTGGAATGAATGGACCAGAGTGGTCGTCGGTGGGATGGTCTACTTCTTAAGCGTGGCGGCGTATTTCGCCGCCGTGAATCGCAGAGCCGATGAGCAAGGCTGGATAGTCCGGTTCGATCTCGAGGCGGAGGAATGGAGGCCAAGAATCAAGGGACCCAGCGACCTCGTTGGTGGTGGCGGCCGGCACAATTTGTATCTGAAGCAGGTTACGTTGGCCAACCTGaatggttccttggtcattgtCCATGGTTCAAGCCGCGTCATGGACCTGTGGTTCCTGAAGGACTCCGAGGAAGGCCTTTGGGTCAAGCAGTATAGTGTGCAGATTGAACGTTCTGGACACCTTTCACCCATGCATCCTTTGTTGGTGTTGGAGGACGGCAGGATTGTCACGGTTATTAGATCCATGGGACTGCTTCAGATTTATGACCCAAGAACAAGTACATTCGCGAGTCTGATGATGTTAAGGCATTCCTCTCGAGTTAGTGTGCATACTGGAAGCTTCTTGAGCCTACATGGTGAGAACTAA